TGCTGCGCTGGCAGCCGCTGACCGACGCACCGCTGCCGTGTCCGGCCAAATCGGCGCCGGCGCGAATGCCGACGCCATGCGGCCCGTACTGGAGCTGCCTTCCGACGCTGTGCACGTTCCAGATGGTCGAAAGCGCCGTCGTCTCCGGTAAGCCGCTGACGCGCGTGCAGCATGCGAGCATGCTCAGCGGCCAGCCGCCGGAGATCACGGGCGTCACCACCAACAACGGCGGCGGCACGATGCCGCCGGGGCTGAGCATCTACGAGCGACTGCACGCACGGCGTGGCGACGTCGGCTTCGCGCACGTCGGCAGCATTCGATACACCGTGACCGGCATCCTGGCCTGGGCACGCGATTCCGTCATCGCCCCCGGCTTCATCCAGTCGCGCGGCGGCCCCGACAACTTCACGGGCACGGCGGCCAACGAGCAGCTCTTTCCGCTGCTGCAGAGCCTGGCCGGCTCGCCGTTCTTCGCGTTCCAGCACCAGAAAGGCATCGACTGGAGCGGCCATCGCATCGGCGACGGATCGCCGCAGTACCGCGAGGCGATGATGCACGCGGACGACCGGTTGGCAGAGCTGCTGGAAGAGCTCGAGCGTCTGGGCGAAGGGGATACCGACGTCTACGTGACCACCGATCACGGATTCCAGGGCCGCACCCATCTCGGCCGCGTCCGTCGCAGCGTGGCACGGACGTGGTTCGCGTCGCGCAAGCGCGATCTGCGCTGCTTCGCCCGCGGCGATGTGCTCGACGTCGCGCCCACGGTCCTGCACGCCTTCGGCATCGATCCCGCCAGCGAGGGCGATCTTGGCGGCCGATCGTTTCTGGATCCGGCACGCGTGGCCAAGTGCACCGACCCGACCTGCGGCAACGGCATCGTCGAGCCGGGAGAAGATTGCGAAGGCGGTGTCACCGCAATCGAGACTTGCGAGACGCTCGGCTTCCTGCGCGGCTCGCTCGGCTGTACGGCGGATTGCGCGTTCGACACCAGCGAGTGCGCCGATGGCGTGGCGTCGGCGCGCCTGTCGCTGCGCGGGTCGGACGAGGACACCCGCTCCATCGACCTGCGCCTGACCGACCGCAACCGTGGCGGGCCCGAAGTCGACCCGAAGAGACAGAAGATGGAGGTCACGATCCTGGAGGAGGGACAGGAGATCTGGCGCGCGAGCATCGATGCGGGCGATCAGGGATGGAGGGCGGATGCCGGGCTGATCTGGAGCGCGCCGCGCGGGAGCCGCGCCGACGGTCTCGACAGCGTCCGCATGTCCGACCCCGACCACCGCATGAAGCTCATGCTGCGGGCGAGCGAGGCGCCCATTCCTGCGGATTTCGGCCCGGACGCCGTTCGGGTCGTGCTGCGCGTCGGTGCGGAGCGACTGGAGATGGACATGACTTGCCTGCTCGGCAGCTCGGTCGGATCGTACGACTGCGAGAGCGCGTACGACGAGGAGCTGGCGCTTGCCGCGCATGCCGATTGCGCGCATGCAGGCGCCTCTGCCGGCGGGGCGCCGTAGTCCGCCACGAGGGAATCGTCACTTGCGCCGATCGATGCGACTGTTTCTGGCCTGCCTGTGGGTGCTGGCCGCCTCGGCGGCAGACGCACGTGCCGCGCTGAAGCCGTCGATCCCGGAGGTGCGCGTGACGCCCGAGGCGCCGGGGCACGTGCTCGAAGCCGGATCCATTCACGCGCTGCCCGATGGGCGGGCGCTGGTCGTTTGGACGAGCGAGCAGCCAGATGTCTGGGTCAGGACCGCATTCGGCCGCATTGTCGGGAGCGACGGCCGTCCACAAAGCTTGGCGTTCCAGCTCAACGACGTCACCGGCACCGCGCCCGGCTCGCTCGGCAGCGTGGCGGCGGCGGTGGCTGCGGACGGATCGTTCCTGGCTGCCTGGCAGGCGCGCGATCCTGACGACGAGGACGCGTGGCGAATCTACGTGCGCGCCTTCGACGCCGCCGCCGCCCCGCAAGGGCCCGAGATCGCGGTCAATGAAGACGACGTCCTCGATGCGCTCGCGGGCGTCGTTTCCCTTGCCAGCGGCCAGTACGCCATTCTCTGGTCCACGGAGACCGGCGCGGGCAGCACTGTTCAGCTTCGCCGCCTGGCCATCGACGGTACGCCGCTGGCCCCGGCCGTCATCGTCGATGCGGCTGCGGCCGGCACCGAGCAGACGGCGGCGCTGGCGCTTGCGGCGGCCGGGGACGCGGCGATCGTCGCGTGGCGGCACGGCATTCGCGTCGGCGGCACGGGCGACTACGACGACGTCAACTACATCGGCTCCTATGACGGCAGCGGCAATCCTGTTGCCGCTGCGTTCGCCTTCGAGGATCCGCCCGTTGGCGGGCGCGTCTACAGGATGTCGCTGGTGCTGGACGGCGGCGGAGATCTCGCCGCTGCATGGTTCGTGTCCGATTCGTACACCGGCCTCTGGCGGGCCCGCCGGCTGGCGCTGGACGGCACCGTGCTGGGCGAGCTCGAGAGGCCGTCCGAGCAGCACTTCGCACTGAAGGCGACGCCGGGCGGAGAGCTGGTGGCCGCATGGAACGATTTGCCGGAAGACTTCATCTACCAGTCCTTCACGCAGGGCTATGCGGGCGACGGCACGCTCGCCGATGCGCCGGTCGCCATCGTCGATGACCTGTATCTGACGGCCAGCTACCAGGGCGAGCTCGCCCACTTCGACCTCAACGGCTCCGGCAGCGTCTGGGCGCTCATCGCCGAGCGACGCAGCGACCCCGACGTGCAGGATGTG
This is a stretch of genomic DNA from Candidatus Limnocylindrales bacterium. It encodes these proteins:
- a CDS encoding alkaline phosphatase family protein; the protein is MAKLSCSIAVAVGVAWAVAAAPALAGPTSVVLVSWDGARYDVVQELLRWQPLTDAPLPCPAKSAPARMPTPCGPYWSCLPTLCTFQMVESAVVSGKPLTRVQHASMLSGQPPEITGVTTNNGGGTMPPGLSIYERLHARRGDVGFAHVGSIRYTVTGILAWARDSVIAPGFIQSRGGPDNFTGTAANEQLFPLLQSLAGSPFFAFQHQKGIDWSGHRIGDGSPQYREAMMHADDRLAELLEELERLGEGDTDVYVTTDHGFQGRTHLGRVRRSVARTWFASRKRDLRCFARGDVLDVAPTVLHAFGIDPASEGDLGGRSFLDPARVAKCTDPTCGNGIVEPGEDCEGGVTAIETCETLGFLRGSLGCTADCAFDTSECADGVASARLSLRGSDEDTRSIDLRLTDRNRGGPEVDPKRQKMEVTILEEGQEIWRASIDAGDQGWRADAGLIWSAPRGSRADGLDSVRMSDPDHRMKLMLRASEAPIPADFGPDAVRVVLRVGAERLEMDMTCLLGSSVGSYDCESAYDEELALAAHADCAHAGASAGGAP